Genomic segment of Streptomyces sp. NBC_01210:
TAGCCGGAGAAGAAGATCGCAATGATGATCTTGGCGAATTCGCCGGGCTGGAGCGTGCCGACGCCGGGGATGTTGATCCAGATCTTGGCGCCGTTCACGGCGGGGAAGAAGACCGGCAGAACCAGCAGGAACAGCGAGACCACCATGGAGATGTAGGTGTAGCGCTGCAGGATGCGATGGTCCTTGAGCAGGATCAGTACGCCGACGAAGAGGGCGACGCCCACTGCGGAGAACATCAGCTGCTTGGTTGCGGCGGGGGCGAAGGTCTTGAGTGCCTGGAAGCGCTCGGACTGGTCGAGACGCCAGATGATCGCCAGGCCGAAGCCGTTGAGGAGCGTCGCCAGTGGGAGCAGCAGGGGGTCCGCGTACGGGGCGAATTTACGGACCACGAGGTGGCTGACGGCCGCCAGCAGGCTGAGCCCGATTCCGTATCCGAGCATGCCGGCCGGGAGTGCGCCGTTGATGGCGAGGCCCACGTTGGCGTACGCGAACACGGAGATCGCTACGGCGAAGACGAGCAGCATCAGCTCGGTGTTGCGGCGGCTCGGTGCTTCGATCGCGCCGATCGTGGTGGTGTTGGTGACAACGCTCATGGTGGAGAAGGCCCCCTACGGCCGATTACTGCTTTCCGCAGTTCGAGGCCAGCTTCTGCTCCTCCTCCGAGAGGGTGGGACCCGGAGACGGAGTGGCTGCGGTCGGCTTGGTCTTGGCGTTCTGGGTGGTGGGCTTGCCGGTGGTGCCACCGGCCTCGCCCTCACCGGGCGGTGGAGTGCTCGCGCGGTCGGCGGCGTCGCGGCGCTGCTCGTCCTTCTTGCAGGCAGCGGCCTGGTCGGCGAGCTCCTGGACCTTGGTTCGCGCCTTGTCGAGGCTGTCTTCGGTGATCGTCGCCTCGACCTGCTTGCGCTGGTAGGGCGGGAGGTACTTGAGTTCGATCTCGGGGTGGTCCTTCTGGACCTTCGAGAGCGAGACCCAGGCGAGGTCCTGGCTGATGCCCTGGTAGAGGGCGACGTGCTCGTCCTTGGAGCCGACGAAGTACTGGGTCTGGGTCCAGCTGTAGCCGCCGTACAGACCGCCGCCGACGACCGCCAGCGCGAGCACGCCGTAGAGAGATCTCTTCAGCCACTTGCGGCCGCCGCGGGGCTTGATGAAGTCCTCGTCGCTGTACGCGCCGAAGCTGCCCTCGGGCGGCATTCCGCCGTACCCCATGCCGTCGCCGCTGCCGGGCGGGCCGAAGCCGCCGGAGGTCTGCGGCGGGACGGGGCGGCCGAGGCCGGCCGCGCGGCCCGCCGGGGTCTGCATGGCGCCGCCGTCGTTCAGCTGGAGCTGGTTCTCGGCGACCGCGCCGACGACGACCGGGGTGTCGCTGAGCTGCCCGGCCAGGGAGTCGTTGGAGTCGGTGTCGAGGACGTCCGCGACGATGCAGGTGATGTTGTCGGGGCCGCCGCCGCGCAGTGCGAGCTGGATCAGCGCCTGCACGGTCTCCTGCGGGCCCTGGTAGTCGGCGAGGGTGTCCTCCATCGTCTGGTGGGAGACGACGCCGGACAGTCCGTCGGAGCAGATCAGGTACCGGTCGCCGGCGCGGACCTCGCGGATGGAGAGATCGGGCTCGACATGGTCGCCGCTGCCCAGCGCGCGCATCAGCAGGGAGCGCTGCGGGTGGGTGGTGGCTTCCTCTTCGGTGATCCGGCCCTCGTCGACCAGCCGCTGCACCCAGGTGTGGTCCTGGGTGATCTGGGTCAGTACGCCGTCGCGGAGCAGATAGGCGCGGGAGTCGCCGACGTGCACGAGGCCGAGCCGCTGGCCGGTCCAGAGCAGGGCGGTGAGCGTGGTGCCCATGCCTTCGAGCTGGGGATCTTCCTCGACCATCAGCCGCAGCTGGTCGTTGGCGCCCTGTACGGCCGTACCGAGCGAGGTGAGGATGTCCGAGCCGGGCACGTCGTCGTCGAGCGTGACGAGTGTGGAGATGACCTCCGAGGAGGCGACCTCGCCGGCGGCCTGGCCGCCCATGCCGTCGGCGATGGCCAGGAGGCGGGGTCCGGCGTAGCCGGAGTCCTCGTTGCCCTCCCGGATCATGCCCTTGTGCGACCCGGCGGCGAAGCGCAGAGACAGACTCATGCGCACCTCGCCCGTCGGCTCGGGGTACAGCCGGTCTCGAGCCACACTGCCCACCCTCCGGTCGGGAGCCCGTGCCGGTCCGCTGTCGGGACCGTTGCGGCTCGCTCGCTCCGCTCGCTCATTGTCGTACTACTTCCGCAGCTCGATGACGGTCTTGCCGATGCGGATCGGCGCGCCCAGCGGAATCGGTGTCGGGGTGGTGAGTCGGGTCCGGTCGAGATATGTGCCGTTGGTGGACCCGAGATCCTCGACGATCCACTGGCCGTCACGGTCCGGGTAGATCCTGGCATGCCGGCTGGACGCATAGTCGTCGTCCAGCACGATCGTGGAGTCGTGTGCCCGGCCCAGGGTGATGGTCTGGCCCTGCAGCGCCACCGTGGTGCCCGTGAGGGTGCCCTCGGAGACGACGAGTTTGCTGGGCGCACCGCGGCGTTGGCGGCCGCCGGTGGCCTGTTGGCGCTGCTGCGGTGGCGCAGCGGCCTGGCGCGTCTGCTGCGGACGCGCGTCGGCATTGCGGCGTGAGCCGCGCTGCGTGACGCGCGTACCGAACAGGTCGCTTCGGATGACCTGAACGGCCACGATCACGAACAGCCACAGAACGGCCAGGAAACCTAGCCGCATGACCGTCAGGGTCAGCTCTGACATTGCCCCCGCTTCACCCTTCGGCTTGCCGGTAAACGATGGTGGTGCTGCCCACGACGATCCGCGAGCCGTCGCGGAGCGTAGCGCGGGTGGTGTGCTGCCCGTCTACCACGATGCCGTTGGTAGACCCGAGATCCTGGATCGTCGAGGGCGTTCCGGTCCGGATCTCACAGTGCCGGCGCGAGACGCCGGGGTCGTCGATCCGCACATCGGCGTCGGTGCTGCGACCCAGCACCAGCGTCGGGCGGGAGATCTGATGGCGGGTGCCGTTGATCTCGATCCAACGTCGTACTTGGGTGCTCGGCAGCGGTCCGGGACCGGGTGCCGGGCGTCGGTCCGCGACGGGCGCGGGGCCGGGGCGGCCGACGCCCGGAGGGGGCGCGGCCGGCATGGGAGGTGCGGCGGTGGGCGGGTAGCCGTAGCCGCCGCGGGCGCCGCCCTGGGGGGCGGCGGGGCCGGGGCCTGCCGGAGCCCGTTCCGGGGACTGTGACGTACTCGACGCGAGAGTGCGGCTGCGCACCCGGTACAGGCCGGTGTCGAGGTCGTCCGCCTTCTCCAGGTGGACCTTGATGGGTCCCATGAAGGTGTAGCGCTGCTGCTTGGCGTAGTCGCGGACCAGTCCGGAGAGTTCGTCGCCGAGCTGGCCGGAGTACGGGCTCAGACGCTCGAAGTCGGGCGCGCTGAGCTCGACGATGAAATCGTTGGGTACGACGGTTCGCTCGCGGTTCCAGATCGTCGCGTTGTTGTCGCACTCGCGCTGGAGGGCGCCGGCGATCTCGACGGGCTGGACCTCGGACTTGAACACCTTGGCGAAGGTGCCGTTGACCAGACCTTCGAGTCGCTGCTCGAACTTCTTCAGGACTCCCATGGGGCACCTCCTCCGTCGTTGCCGTCCTGGTACTGCTTACTGATCGTATCCACGCGTCGGGAAATCGGCTGGTTCCCCTTGTCTGCCCCGTCGATGAGTGTCACCTCTCACACGGATCGTAGAGGCGGCCTCATGACAGTGTCCCGCACCCAGGGTGCACCCAGAAGGAGTGGGGGGCTGCCGCCCTCCGTTCCCTCTGTTCGCCGGCCGGGTCCGCCAAACAATCTGATGTGAATCCACCCTGGGCCGCGTGCTAATCTTCTGGAAGTCGCCAGGCGCTCGCACCGAACAGGTGGGGGACGGGCGGCAACACCCAATGCGCGGGTGGCGGAATAGGCAGACGCGCTGGATTCAGGTTCCAGTGCCCGAAAGGGCGTGGGGGTTCAACTCCCCCCTCGCGCACAAAGAGAAACCGACGAAACGGGTTCTCACCAGAGACGAAAGTCCTGGTGAGGGCCCGTTTCTCGTTGCTCGGGGAGCGTGGCCGACCGAGTCGGTACGTACAGGGCGGTTTATACGTGAATGAGCCCACACCATGACATGCCTCACGGTGCGGGCCCTGCTTGTTTGATGATCTTCAGTTGGTGGGGCTGGAGCTGATCATTAGCCGGTGGGTGCCAGGTGCCCGGTCTGCGGGGGCGCTCTCCGTTGAGGCGAGCGTCTCGACCCAGTTTTTGATCTTCCGGGATCGCGGTCGTCCCCGTCCCGGACGTACCAGTCGGCGTCGGGGTCGGTGGAGGGCTCGAGGCCCCCGATGAGGCGTTGGGCTTCTTCGCGGGAGAGGTGCTTGTTGGCCAGGAAGGGGAGGGGGCCATGGCGTCGCGCATCGGGCGAAACATCCGTGTCGCCCGTCATCGACCCCATGGCCGTCCGTTAAGCTCGCGCCGCCACACAGGTTCCGATCTTCACGGAGGGCAGGACGGCGAGGATCAATCGCGAGCGTCTCGTCAGAACGCTGACGTTCTGGCTGCGTCCCGCCTTTGCATTGCGAGTCTTCAACCGGTTTCAGAAGATCGTTGGCTTCGACCGCTCGATGGCCCTGGCGTCCAGCGCTCTCACCGCACTGGTTCCGCTCGTAATCCTCTACAGCGCCGTCCTGAGCGACTTCGTCCGCTACGACTCCGCGGAGCGGATCATCAAGCGCTACAGCCTCACCGGAGCGGGCGCCGAGGCAGTCGCCTCTCTCTTCTCCCCTGTCGAGAGCACCAACGTGAGCGTGGGCATCTTCGGGGTGGTGTTCCTGACGATCTCGGTGCTGAGCTTCGCGCGAGCCTCGCAGCGGCTCTTCGAACAGACATGGGAACTCAAGCCCCTCAGCATGCGCAACACACGAAACGGCCTGTGGTGGATCCTCACTCTTGGTGGCTACGCAGTGGTCATCGGGTGGCTCTCCGCAGTCGTTGGCGGGAGCGGGCGAGGTCTGGTGACCGCGGCCACTGAGGCACCGGTTACCGCCGTGTTCCTTGTCTGGAGCGGCTGGATCCTGTCAGCGAAGCGGATCACCTGGCCCGACCTGATCCCTTTCGGCGTCACCGCAGCCGTTCTGACAGCGGTCTACTCCGTGGGCGCAACCCTCTACATGCCGCGTCTCTTCAACGCCTCCGTCTCACGCTACGGGGTGGTCGGTGCCGTCTTCGCGATGATCTCGGCTCTCTTCGCAGCCATGCTTGTCCTCGTCGCATCGGCTGCACTGGGACGAGAAGTACGAGACGAGCTCAGTCGGATCCGTCAGGGCCAGCGTCCTTCCGACCATGAGGTCCGCCTGCAGTGGGACAGCGTGGTCGAGCAGACACGGTCACGTTGGCGCACGGCACGGGAACAGGTCTCTCATCGTCGGATCAAGGGCGCGGACCACTGATGTGCGGGGCCGGCCACCACCGGCATCCACGTGCCGAAGATCCCGCACCCCTGGCCGGGCGATGCGAAAGCCGTCCGGCGCTTCAACGACCCTGGCTGCCAAGGATCGGTACCGCTCAGCGGCTCGCCGACGGGAGGCCCGGCCATCCCGGTGACCGCGTGGTGCGCCTACCGCACGGCGACCAGGGCGCCGGGAAGGGTGAAACCACGAGCCGGCGACAGCGCGGTCACGGCATCGGGTACATCGGGACGGAACCGTGGGCAGGACTTCGGGTAGGGGCCGCCGAGAGGCGTTGCGCGCTGTCGTGCGTTCGCTGCTGACCGCGGGGATCCTCGTCATCGCCTACTACCTGCTACCGCTCGGTTCGGCCTTCACCGCCCGCACGGTCATCGCGCTCGTCGGCGGTATCGCAGCGGTGGCAGTGCTCCTGTCCTGGCAGATCCGAAAGATCACACTGTCCCCGCGGCCCGAGCTACGGGCCATGGAAGCCCTGGCGACGACCCTCCCGCTTTACGTGCTTCTGTTCGCCACGGCCTACTTCCTGATGGAGCGCAGCGTTTCGAACAACTTCAGCGAGTCGCTGTCGCGGACTGACGCGCTGTACTTCACCATGACCGTCGTCAGCACGGTCGGCTTCGGAGATGTCAGCCCGCGCAGCGAATCGGCCCGGCTGCTGGCCACAGGGCAGATGGCGGTGAATCTCGTGCTGATCGGCGTGGCTGCCCGGCTCCTGGTGTCGGCGGTCGAGCAGGGCAGACTGCAACCGGACCGCACAGCAGCCGCAGGCCGGGACACCGGGACACCGGATGCACGGTGACTGCTGACCCGTATCCGAAGTTGTTCAGCGACTTACATCAGTGGCTGACTGTGAGGATGCCGGTGGTGCCGCCCTGGGGCCGGCGGGCTGCCGGCGTCACGTGTGGAGCCCTCCTCGTGACGGCGCTTGAGCCGCCGGAAGGACCTCTTGGGCACCGGTCGGGAATCTCGCAAGACTCGCCGATCTCGGGAGGCAGAGGGACATTGAGTGAGGAGGAGTACCAGCAGGCGAAGGCCAAGGTGCTCGTGACCTGGACAGCCGGCCCAGGGGGCGCCGGGCCGCCATGTGGGTCGGCGGCTGACACGCCGAATCGAGGCGGTCATGCGTGCGGTGACGGTGGTACCCGGAAGAGCGGCTCGCTGGAGCTGAGTGAGGTCGCGGAGCCGGAGGTCGAGTCCGGG
This window contains:
- a CDS encoding PP2C family protein-serine/threonine phosphatase, producing the protein MSLSLRFAAGSHKGMIREGNEDSGYAGPRLLAIADGMGGQAAGEVASSEVISTLVTLDDDVPGSDILTSLGTAVQGANDQLRLMVEEDPQLEGMGTTLTALLWTGQRLGLVHVGDSRAYLLRDGVLTQITQDHTWVQRLVDEGRITEEEATTHPQRSLLMRALGSGDHVEPDLSIREVRAGDRYLICSDGLSGVVSHQTMEDTLADYQGPQETVQALIQLALRGGGPDNITCIVADVLDTDSNDSLAGQLSDTPVVVGAVAENQLQLNDGGAMQTPAGRAAGLGRPVPPQTSGGFGPPGSGDGMGYGGMPPEGSFGAYSDEDFIKPRGGRKWLKRSLYGVLALAVVGGGLYGGYSWTQTQYFVGSKDEHVALYQGISQDLAWVSLSKVQKDHPEIELKYLPPYQRKQVEATITEDSLDKARTKVQELADQAAACKKDEQRRDAADRASTPPPGEGEAGGTTGKPTTQNAKTKPTAATPSPGPTLSEEEQKLASNCGKQ
- a CDS encoding FHA domain-containing protein FhaB/FipA, giving the protein MSELTLTVMRLGFLAVLWLFVIVAVQVIRSDLFGTRVTQRGSRRNADARPQQTRQAAAPPQQRQQATGGRQRRGAPSKLVVSEGTLTGTTVALQGQTITLGRAHDSTIVLDDDYASSRHARIYPDRDGQWIVEDLGSTNGTYLDRTRLTTPTPIPLGAPIRIGKTVIELRK
- a CDS encoding DUF3662 and FHA domain-containing protein translates to MGVLKKFEQRLEGLVNGTFAKVFKSEVQPVEIAGALQRECDNNATIWNRERTVVPNDFIVELSAPDFERLSPYSGQLGDELSGLVRDYAKQQRYTFMGPIKVHLEKADDLDTGLYRVRSRTLASSTSQSPERAPAGPGPAAPQGGARGGYGYPPTAAPPMPAAPPPGVGRPGPAPVADRRPAPGPGPLPSTQVRRWIEINGTRHQISRPTLVLGRSTDADVRIDDPGVSRRHCEIRTGTPSTIQDLGSTNGIVVDGQHTTRATLRDGSRIVVGSTTIVYRQAEG
- a CDS encoding potassium channel family protein, whose amino-acid sequence is MRSLLTAGILVIAYYLLPLGSAFTARTVIALVGGIAAVAVLLSWQIRKITLSPRPELRAMEALATTLPLYVLLFATAYFLMERSVSNNFSESLSRTDALYFTMTVVSTVGFGDVSPRSESARLLATGQMAVNLVLIGVAARLLVSAVEQGRLQPDRTAAAGRDTGTPDAR